One Coregonus clupeaformis isolate EN_2021a unplaced genomic scaffold, ASM2061545v1 scaf0820, whole genome shotgun sequence DNA segment encodes these proteins:
- the LOC121562100 gene encoding NACHT, LRR and PYD domains-containing protein 3 isoform X1, with product MNLKLGKHAFQQLQKGNLIFYEGDLTECGIDVTEASEYSALCTEMFKEESGLYQDKVFSFVHLSIQEFLAAVYALESWLGKSENVFHESFKCDKLSHLHMSAVDKALQSKNGHLDLFLRFLLGLSLESNQNLLKGLLTKRGGQTQSIEETFKYLSDKIKMESSPERINNLFHCLNELGDNSVVEEIQTSLRSGTLSETKLQPHQCSALVFVLQMSEEVLEEFDMNTYNTSEEGRLRLLPVVKTCKRVSLGQCGLTEGCCSYLASVLKTPNSQLKQLELRDNNLQDSGVTLLCAALKDPNCKLQELGLSRCGMTEGCCSDLASVLCSTKSQLKQLELRDNDLQDSGVTLLCDGLADPNCKLQKLG from the exons ATGAACCTTAAACTAGGAAAGCATGCTTTCCAACAGTTGCAGAAGGGTAACCTTATCTTCTATGAGGGAGACCTGACAGAGTGTGGCATTGATGTCACAGAGGCATCAGAGTACTCAGCCTTGTGTACAGAGATGTTTAAAGAAGAATCTGGGCTATACCAAGACAAAGTCTTCAGctttgtgcatctgagcattcaagAGTTTCTGGCAGCAGTATATGCTTTAGAATCATGGCTGGGGAAATCTGAAAATGTGTTTCATGAATCATTCAAGTGTGACAAGTTGTCTCACTTACACATGAGTGCCGTGGACAAAGCCTTGCAGAGTAAgaatggacacctggacctgttccttcgattccttctgggcctctcactggagtccaatcagaatctCTTAAAAGGCCTTCTGACAAAGAGAGGAGGTCAAACACAGAGCATTGAGGAAACATTCAAGTACCTTTCAGACAAGATTAAGATGGAATCCTCACCAGAAAGGATCAACAacttgttccactgtctgaatgaacttggGGATAACTCTGTAGTTGAAGAGATCCAGACCTCCCTGCGATCAGGAACTCTTTCAGAAACAAAGCTACAACCTCACCAATGTTCAGCCCTGGTCTTTGTGTTACAGATGTcagaggaggtgctggaggagttTGACATGAATACATATAACACATCAGAGGAAGGTCGTCTAAGGTTGCTGCCAGTAGTGAAAACCTGCAAGAGAGTATC TCTAGGTCAATGTGGTCTGACAGAGGGTTGCTGTTCATATCTGGCCTCAGTCCTGAAGACACCCAACTCCCAACTTAAACAACTGGAGCTGAGAGACAACAACCTGCAGGACTCAGGAGTTACACTGCTGTGTGCTGCACTGAAGGATCCAAACTGTAAACTACAGGAACTAGG CCTAAGTCGGTGTGGTATGACAGAGGGTTGCTGTTCAGATCTGGCCTCAGTCCTGTGTTCAACCAAATCACAACTGAAACAACTGGAGCTGAGAGACAATGACCTGCAGGACTCAGGAGTTACACTGCTTTGTGATGGACTGGCGGATCCAAACTGTAAACTACAGAAACTAGGGTaa
- the LOC121562100 gene encoding NACHT, LRR and PYD domains-containing protein 3 isoform X2, with protein MFLQLTFLLKVKVKVNVLKDTEGLAATRQRKYCWVLASKMSEEVLEEFDMNTYNTSEEGRLRLLPVVKTCKRVSLGQCGLTEGCCSYLASVLKTPNSQLKQLELRDNNLQDSGVTLLCAALKDPNCKLQELGLSRCGMTEGCCSDLASVLCSTKSQLKQLELRDNDLQDSGVTLLCDGLADPNCKLQKLG; from the exons ATGTTTCTGCAACTGACTTTTTTgttgaaagtgaaagtgaaagtgaacGTTTTGAAGGACACAGAGGGTCTGGCTGCTACCAGGCAGAGAAAATATTGCTGGGTGTTGGCCTCTAAG ATGTcagaggaggtgctggaggagttTGACATGAATACATATAACACATCAGAGGAAGGTCGTCTAAGGTTGCTGCCAGTAGTGAAAACCTGCAAGAGAGTATC TCTAGGTCAATGTGGTCTGACAGAGGGTTGCTGTTCATATCTGGCCTCAGTCCTGAAGACACCCAACTCCCAACTTAAACAACTGGAGCTGAGAGACAACAACCTGCAGGACTCAGGAGTTACACTGCTGTGTGCTGCACTGAAGGATCCAAACTGTAAACTACAGGAACTAGG CCTAAGTCGGTGTGGTATGACAGAGGGTTGCTGTTCAGATCTGGCCTCAGTCCTGTGTTCAACCAAATCACAACTGAAACAACTGGAGCTGAGAGACAATGACCTGCAGGACTCAGGAGTTACACTGCTTTGTGATGGACTGGCGGATCCAAACTGTAAACTACAGAAACTAGGGTaa